A stretch of Crossiella cryophila DNA encodes these proteins:
- a CDS encoding GntR family transcriptional regulator, with amino-acid sequence MTRAVAYKRERVREYLLELVETRPPGTSIPSERTLCALLSVSRPTLRAAVDELVHNGLLVREHGRGMFVAQAKITQELVGADTVLSAPRADGQWRSRVLELVRVPAGARIGRKLGVSPAAEVLCVTRLRLVDGVAIALEWLHIPAEVAADLSTVDFEGAGLYAALRARGVLVQEATQSIEPTVTDEAESALLGVPVLSPALLFERCTTDAAGRVVEYARSIYRGDRYRIVSRLSLA; translated from the coding sequence GTGACGAGGGCGGTGGCGTACAAGCGCGAGCGGGTGCGGGAGTACCTGCTGGAACTGGTCGAGACTCGGCCGCCGGGGACCTCGATCCCGTCCGAGCGGACGCTGTGCGCGCTGTTGTCGGTGTCCCGGCCCACCCTGCGCGCGGCCGTGGACGAGTTGGTGCACAACGGTTTGCTGGTGCGTGAGCATGGGCGGGGCATGTTCGTGGCGCAGGCGAAGATCACGCAGGAGCTGGTCGGGGCCGACACCGTGTTGAGCGCACCCAGGGCCGATGGACAGTGGCGGAGTCGGGTGCTGGAGCTGGTGCGGGTTCCGGCCGGGGCCAGGATCGGGCGCAAGCTGGGGGTCTCGCCTGCCGCGGAGGTGTTGTGTGTGACGCGGTTGCGGTTGGTTGATGGGGTGGCGATCGCGTTGGAGTGGTTGCATATTCCGGCTGAGGTGGCCGCTGATCTGTCCACTGTGGACTTCGAGGGGGCCGGGTTGTACGCGGCGTTGCGGGCTCGTGGGGTGCTGGTGCAGGAGGCCACGCAGTCGATCGAGCCGACGGTGACCGATGAGGCCGAGTCCGCGCTGCTGGGCGTGCCGGTGCTCAGTCCGGCGTTGTTGTTCGAGCGGTGTACCACCGATGCCGCGGGGCGGGTGGTGGAGTACGCGCGTTCGATCTACCGCGGGGACCGGTACCGGATCGTCTCGCGGTTGTCGCTGGCGTGA